In Acidithiobacillus acidisediminis, the sequence AAATATAAATAGTGAAATGTTAAGAAATGTGGACGATGTGATTTTAATTAATTATAATGATACAGAAATGCTAATAAACAATATATCAATTTTTAAAAAAAGTGGCAAAATAATAAAATTTGCGATCTCTAATTATGATTTCGGCTTAAAAGCAATGAGTAGTATTAATAATTTTTTATCACTTAAATATGGTAATGAGTCAGCTATAAAATACACAAGAGATAAGTTCATGATGAGAAGAGATATTGAAAAAGCGGCTTCTATTCCATGCGCAGAGGTGAAAAGTAAAGAATCTGTCAATGCATTTATAGCTCAATATGGTTATCCAGCTATTATTAAACCAAGAAATGGGCTTGGGAGTTACGAGATTTACCTAATTGAAAATAGAAATGACGAAGAAAATTTTGTTTTTTACTCCAAAGAAATGTTAATAGAGAAATTTATTCAAGGGCGACTTTTTTCTGTAGAAGCATTTTCATGTTGCAATTCGCATATCATAGTAGCAGTTGTTGAAGAGTATATATTAGGAAAAAATGATTTTTTTGGAA encodes:
- a CDS encoding ATP-grasp domain-containing protein, which produces MVNEKQYIALIGYDSEIVDRIRFSGLLILLIEHKENINSEMLRNVDDVILINYNDTEMLINNISIFKKSGKIIKFAISNYDFGLKAMSSINNFLSLKYGNESAIKYTRDKFMMRRDIEKAASIPCAEVKSKESVNAFIAQYGYPAIIKPRNGLGSYEIYLIENRNDEENFVFYSKEMLIEKFIQGRLFSVEAFSCCNSHIIVAVVEEYILGKNDFFG